DNA sequence from the Glycine soja cultivar W05 chromosome 18, ASM419377v2, whole genome shotgun sequence genome:
TTTGGACCTTTACACTAAACATTAATGCTGTGGACGAAAGAGAACAATATGAATTTCCAAGTTGGGGGAAAGACGGCAGGAGGTTTATTGACAAAGAAACTTGTGCAGTTAATTAAGCTACCAAATTTGTTCCTCGAAATTAACTCATAATAAATGttacaattttcattttgaaataaaaatgggTTCAAATTTGGACCTTTCTTTAACGTACTAGTATGTGTGATGTTGAACTTTCTTCTTCAAATTAATGTTTTCAACGATCAAATATATTGCTTGCTTGAATGGGTAATCTAACAAGCCGGATATGTGGTTGACGCCAAGCAACACATTAAAGTTTTGTTAATGTGAAAACGATGATTCCACGTTTAGAGTCTCTAGACGttggaaaaatatttcaattcttaattcagttattttccttttttaagacgattatttctcttttaattttataagcaaaactgaaaaaatgactaaattatAGTTCAATTTCTATGCTAAACTAGTAGGGGTGAAAATGAGCCGAGTAGCTTGTCGAGGACCTTTGGCTCGGCCTATGTAAGGCTCGGCTTGACTCGACTTGTTTACAATAAAGGTCAAGTTCAAGctttttaaaaagtctttttagataaaaaaagtcaagttcaaactataaaaaaagtttattaagcTTGACAAGCCGGCttgtttaactaataataataactttattttatcaaatcttatcttatccaaattttattctatatagattttattttatccagattttatttcatctagattttagttcgttcagattttatttcatccaattttatcttatcttgtccagattttattttatttcgttgatgtgcttggacttaaaatagatttgtgagctttggggctgaggacctatataacagcaccaaggttttagtttagagagttttttttttagaggagaataattctaggattttagaattccagtttttattacTGTTCATGGACattgttcacgtagaataaaatttgttttctacaATTTTGTTTCGGCTTCAATCTACAGTTTcatttctactgattaatggaaggctaagtctccagcattgttttctcttgaggatcaaataCAGTTCTCtctgaggttttgttattactattgaatactgatcagtttttcctcttcaccaattactttgtatttgttgctattaatccatgcatgcttagtgcttgattaattgtctctgcgcttaatttatgtttatgcttaatgatcagtttcgttcatgattaattggtgtatgtgttgtttaatcacataatgacagccttatgttaattttcgcttagtaatttaatttagggttggattaagtggttgaactgattaaggataaattctcataaCCTAGAATAAGATCAagggaaaacatattttaattctgttattttctaattcaaatttacttgctgtttaatttacaaaaacaaacaaccccccaattcattatatctgttatgaacgtttggttgaacattgctcgttgggagatgacctagaattacttcctagatactgcatttttaatgtttatttgatttgggtacgacctcgatcaataatatatatataagatatagTGTGAGTAAACTAAGATGAAATTAttgtagatatatttttttaaaaaatatttaatataattttatattcaaaaaattggattaaaaattgttaatttaactaataataattttttgtttggctatattagtgtaaatcatctctaatccatacattttttaatattatgctctttttattttcttttgatatactttatactttaacgacttgaattcaatatgatttttttatcaattatttttggatttgtacattacttatacgaaattttataagtttctttttttaattagtatttcactaggttttaaaataattaatttatcaaagacGTCTTTAAGCAAACTTTTAAATAAGTTCGTGGGTCAAGTCAGGCTTTTATGTAAGCCGAGCAGAACTCTTAAAAAAAACCTATGACAGGTAATGAGCCAAGCTCAAGCCTTACATATTCAATTCAAGCCGAGCTCAAGCCTAATAAAGCTTGGCTTGGCTTGACTTATTTCCACCCCTATACACAAGCCacaaacaatttaaataatttttacattatcaatcaattaaatttatgtttagtataatttttagaGAAAAAGGATTATACACATCATTCCAAcgcatttatatttaaaattggtttttaaaaaaatgtgacgATTTCTAAAGGTTTTTAGtttgtataatttaatatttttttttattttttattcttgtaaaattattttttggttttagtccttataaattatatataaatgcgTTGGAATTATGCTTTCCGAAATGTAGAGGTAAATTTTCTATGTAGAtcatgatcattgatcaatagATTGAAGTATTGaactaaggataaaaaaaatgcatacgaAATATGGTCAGCACACTGATCGATATATAAACCTTGAacaaacttttatatattatgtattcacaatgtataatttattttacctttacttgataaaaaaatttgtatatatgataaatttaataattttgatttttttaaaagaaatatagtTTAATAATGATGCACTATCATTCATGATGGTTTAAGAGTGAATGACAATGTAAAATTATGTGTATAATCTTTTTCtctaaaaattatactaaacataaatttaattgattaataatgtaaaaattatttaaattgtttgtGGCTTGTGCATAGAAATTGGACTATAATTTAGTCATTGTTTTCCGTTTtgcttataaaattaaaagaaaaataactgtcttaaaaaaggaaaataactaaattaagaATTGAAATATTTTCCCAACGTCTAGAGACTCTAAACGTGGAATCATCCAATTTatagttaaaagttaatttctttcaaaacataaattattgaaataaatttatttctcacaataaaatatttttatacatatgtTTGGAAATGAgtgtttataagaaaaaataaattatacctcGTTGGATAAAGAATGTATCCACTAATCTCATTACTTCTTGACAGTAAAATATATGAATGATctcttaacttattttttataattttaaaataatctccttatttaattaattacatattaatccttttataaattttattactttcaatttttaggcacaaatttaacttttttaagatTGACTTTAAgacataaaacttattttattagatCCAcctacataaaaattataaaaatatgatgaAAATTGTGAGACAAGTTctacatcaataaaaaaagttcaaaatttgtaacaaaaaattggaataaattttataaattaaataaaaagattattttaaaactttaaaaaattagtgggccaatttaaaaacaaattagggACCATTGGCATATATTTTAACTTAAGATTTAcattattatcaataaaaacaaattctgTAAACATTCATATGTAATATATAGCAGACGATAAAATCTAACTCAATTCTAAGGATTCGTTTGGTTTAATATTAGTTGTTATAAATCTCAGGAtcgtattttttattcttatggaaaaaaaatatataaagcatAAGATACCACACCATCAAAAACCAACAAAGCAAACGAAAGTGATTCAGGTTCCAGGTTCCAAAACTTCACTTTCCagtgaaaattatttattaaaatcaacaaAGAATAACGTAAGAAGTTAAGTGATTTTGATGGTTCAACCATACCCTTTCAACAggcttttatcatttttgtacATTATGATACAAGTTTAATATATAAGATGCCATAGTTGATAGTGCCACTCAAAACTTGTCAAAGTCATGTCATgcaaggttatcaaactcgagagtttaccTAAACTCGTGAGAGTTTCATAGACTCAACTCGTAGACTCGTAAAagtctacttcatataaaaataataacaaaatatctataaataacatagtAATTAAACATttgaacaatataataaaacaaaataataaatcataaatttcataatacttaaataatcaagtctagtaatgcatcactactagataataacttgtagatattatagtagtggtagatcATTCCCATTGAgaatttgatgttattagaaaaCAAGGATTTGATAAATGAAAGTATGTTGAAcactaaacaaacaaaaaataactcaaaatgacttacattttggtctaatttttttaactcattGACTCAGTGATAAACTCAAGAGTCTACCAAATTTACTTAGAATTTATAGAGTttactaaaaaaagagtttacttaAGAGTCAACTCATATAGAATAAGTAGACTCGTAAACTCGTAATAATTAAcgagttaactcgagagtttaaTAACCATGATGTCATACCAACATCTCATAAACGTGTTACATTGTACACAGGCATTCATATAATtatgtagaaaaaataaatatatacctTCAACTATATTTAGAACAATTGATTGGGTGTAAGCTGAGAAAAGTTTCAACATCAGCAACTGAATATCCACTACAATTAACACGGCAAACAAATGCTATCCATCTAACAAATCTTACTAACACAAAAAAGCACCCCAAGGTGAAGCAACATAGCTGGATTCATAGTAGACAGGAACTAGAGATTTTGGCTTTCTTGGTGTCATCTCTGGAAGCTGAATAGACCaagaatcttttaaattttggtcCTTACTGTTAAAATATTACTCCGTATATTTTTCCAAACTTGCAAATTTCAATCATTAAAAGATTGGTTCCCATTTTTTTACAAAGAACTAGTCTCACAATTTTGATTTACTATTAAGGTACTAGTTCACGTGACCAAAATTCTAacagatgaaaatataaaggatggatatccaaacacaaaaaacTAATTGCTTACGCTGACTGTTGGGTGCCAGTCTGTTGTATCAACTGAGAGTATATATATTCATCAACTCTCTGTTTTGCCAAAGCTACCTGTTCACCAAATTCaagtttcaacaaaaaaaaaaaaatcacaacagCCCAAAACAATCAACGAGGGTAGAATGAGCATGCGACAGTTTCAATTCCATGTCAATAGCACTTTGCCTTTGATataaaaactcaaattaaattagtattttgatCTAAGCTGAAAAACCCTATCTAGTTTTTTGTTTCAAGAAGATCCTAGACCAAGGAAAAACGAGGTAGGACATGGACAAAGACACAAATGATTTGAGAAGTTCatgtattttgaattgtcttctCTGATGTATAAGAATTAATATTGATCAAGGTCAAGGATCAAGCCTAGCATcaatttgttttctcttgaagaagctAGCCAGGACTGCTACAAAACCTTTGCCATCCTCCCACCCCACGCCACCCCCAGTTGACCAGAGGAAGGTGCCACTAGGCAGTCTAGGCTAGGAGGCCCTTGCCTTTCTTtcacaaaagaaataaacaatccATGTCATTGATGTAAGAAACGAGAAATATAGAATTGCTAactatatgattaattttattcaattaatgaTTATTCATATGCACTTACTAAGATAGACATTCACTTGAGAAAACCTAAACTAAAACCAGTCTGGGGTAGACAAGTACTAGCAAAATTTgcataaattgatttaataGTATATTGAAAAGGCTAAAAATCAACAATAGACAAGATCACCTGTTGAGCACTACCACCAAATTGAATTTGTCTATGCTTCTGTTCACCCTTACCACCATAAACCTGCAACATTTTCCAATTGATGAAGatataaattggatgaaaattaGTTCAGGGAATTTTAAGTaggaaaaaacaaacaatttagAAACCACCATTTAATATACATTAGAATTACCCAAGCTCTAGAACCTATAagaatatcattattttaacaACATAATTTGATTTATCAATATATGTTGAAAACAGATCAAGTGATCAAATACGCTATATGCtgtttaataatcattcaaGAAATCTAGAATTCTcaattctcttgatttttttactaatgtatatattttataagtatGTTTGGTTCATATAAACACTGAAGCTAATGGGAGATCCACGAAACCTTGTTTCTCACAAATAAAGTAAAACACAAAATTCAGGCCCAGCATCTATATTGGTGTCTGTGTCAATATCCTACAATTGTAGGTCTTGAATGGTTTTAAATGCAAATGTGAGATCCAGGGGTTCTTTAATTTTATGCAGAAAACGGCATAGTAACAATTAAACATGAATCCAGCAAGTAACATCTATTGTAGGAGGACACTGACTTTATACTTGATGCAGTCACACATTTAAGCTATTGCTGTGCTTCAAGACACAAAGGAGTAGAAGACTAACCTTAATCATTGCTCCAGACTCATTTCTGATCCTCGAGATGTTTGAGCCACACCGGCCAATCAACCCACCAACCATCGTTTCCGAAATCAGCATCTCGAATgtaacataatcaactgcaagatTGGTTGTCCTAGAGATGAAGTGATTGTAAGACAATATTCTAAACTTGATATAACTGTCAAATGGCAGCTAAATGTTCTGTTATAGAAAACATTAAATAACCTGAAGTTGGGTCAAGATATGGCTGGGATGGTCGAATTGCAGCATAGTTGTATGTTGGGCTAATTGAAATCACTTGTCTTGGTGGGTTTTCCCTATACCAAAGAGTTGATATATAGCAAAATGACaaactaattttcaaaaataaattataaccaGGTTCAAAACTAATTAATACATATACAGAAGTTCACAAGCAGACCTTAGTTGACAACCTATCTCCTCCAAAGCTTTCATGACTGCAGGAACATCTCCTGATAACTAATTTCAACAAGAATGTTGATCAAAATTCAGATTTCAGGAGTAAATATAAAgcagtaacaaaaaaatatgatggCAAGAATGGCAGAGCAAAACATTGTTATCATTTCAGGAAAACTATAAAAGATTAATAACATTGTCATTATGTTGGTCCATCTGTACATTTAACCATTTAAGTTGTCAACACACATAGTACGTGAAATTTCAAAGAACAAACTAAAGTTCCTCATCATCttggttaaaataataaagttaaaatatctATGGTGAAGGCAAGGTTACATTGAGTGTTTCAGAAAAAACCAAAATCCCTCATACTAAAAATTGATGAGCATCATTTTCGACATCTCACCTGCACAACTCTGTCAGATTCATGAGCAGAAGCACATAAAGGCAATTGATTTGGTGCAAGAACAGTAATAGAGGCACCAGAAGAGTCCCTCAACTTCTCAATGTTTTGACCAGACGTCCCAATTAATCCACCTGCCTGGGACCCTGCAATCAAAAGTCTTATCGTATTGGCAGCCACATGTCCCGCAGTAACTTTTGACGCATCAAGACTGCTATCATCTTCCTGTTATATAGAAGCATAACTTTATTAATGCCTCTCAATAGCAGAGACAAACAAAAGTAACACCCAACAGGGCCACATGATTATTAACAGAAGTActtaataatctaaaaaataatggTCTACAAAAACTGAAATGCCCACGTGCCTATCAGAAGTACAAGAAGATGAGCAGGTTAAGACCCCAAACcagatttaaaattaaatcaagaaaaaaagttttaaatcaTGACGCATGGATACAGGGACATGTATTGTTTCCAAAATAATAGTATACAGGGGTACTTTATAAGAAAGATAGCATACAGGTATGACAAGGTATGTAACAATATTATACTACATGAAttcattacaaaaataaataaatatttaagttgaCATGTTATAGTATCATAGAGCCAaagctttttatgttttaattgtcaaattccTTTCAAGGATGCTTCCTAACATTGTTACATATTTCAACTTATTTCTATCCTGTTCAAACATCTACCAAAATGTTCCAATTTTTTCCTCCAAATCCATGGATATATATAGAAACAAGAGTTGAGTAAAGGCAAGCATTAGTATTTCTCAAGTTCTAAAGCTAGACAAACaataaactatattattttaaaataaaaattcaacaaggTTCACCACGGTTTTCAGAATATATTATGAAACAGGGTAATAACAAAATCAGCAATCAAAAGTCACAACAATCTTCAAAGCTCATGTCTAATCATATATTAAAGAAAGCAAGTGAGAGAAAATCAATCAGGACCATCTtacctttaaaattaaatgggctatttgctcaagagctttctcTGCATCAGTAACTTTTTCATCATTGTCCTTAGAACTAATAATGATAACACGCTCTTCATGTCTCTGTCGAAAAGGAAAACATGAGATTGGATTAGTAAACACCAATTAGACTGAATGATAACCAGACACATTTATCTTAAATGCAAATTTAAGCACTTCAATCAATATATTGATCATTCATTAATAATCAACAAAACTGAATTAAGTTAACAGCATTTGACCTGATAGGGTAGGGATTTATTTCTGTTTAACATAAACATCCAAATATACAATATTCAGATAAGGataaggattttttatttttggatcctAGTAGGCAAGACTTGCTTGGGAAAATATTTTACACCTCATCTATGCCTATGTAATGGTAGCTTCTGttgacaataataaataataatacaaaaaactcttttccttttttactgGTAACAAAGCTCTGGTATATATATCAGAGTCATGACAGAATCAGTTTTGACAGGAGCCAACCATGGCCTGGCATCCCTGGGGCAAATAATTGGCAGTACTTTCAGGGCCAACTAAAGTCCTATCACAAAAATACTTTTGTGATTCTTCATGCTTTAATGCAATCAACAGTCTTCAATTAACTGCTCACAAAtggaatggtaaaaaaaaacaaaactggaGTTGGCAGACAGGAGCTTTGTGATTGATGAAAAGGAATTGGATATCTGAATGGCAAagttaaacaactaaaattggTGAGCCAGGGGCAGATCAAAAAAACATCTGGGGGCCAAAGTGAATCAACTTTGAAATGCATAATTGTATTAGCaggttacaacttacaagagTACAGctttttttgatataaaaactAGAGTCtacatgaataatttttaaaagaaaatgaggaGGAAGGGCGGGGGCACACTTGCCCCTCTCATTCCATCCCTGGTTAACTCTGCCTATGTAGTGCAGAGATACAAAAAACACCATGGCAACTGGATGACTTGTAAAACAGggttaaaatttagaaattagaatAAGGATCAAGtaggattttcttttttgtttaaaaacaaatCAGAATAAAGGATATTAACAAAAGGGTAaggttttttctttgttttcctagTAGGAAGACTGGCATCAGAAGACTCCGAACCAAAAAGGAGGAAAGGGTGAACTTTATGTAGCAGTTACACAATAGTTATCATCTGCAAAATAAAAATCCAGTGCAACCGCTGTAGGAATTGTAGTCAAGAGTGGACATGCTTCAACTTTTACAATACAAGATAATACAACATTCCCAATTTTCTCAAAAAGAGATGCAGCTGAGAAATCAGTTGCCTCAGATTACGCTATTCCAAATCCAACCAAAGGGTGTCCACACACTATGCAACAAGCATTTGTTACAACAACTGAGTAGCAACTACAAAGAATAACCAATTACTCCTACCACTATCTTAATTCACTAATTTAACTCCCGACAGGCCCTAAACCCAAATTAGATATTGAAAATAGCTCTACCCAAAGTAGTCCTCACTTAGTTTTTCTCTCAGCTTTCTCAGCTACGACGTGTGTTTGCATATCCATGAAGTTGAACTTAACGCCAATTCAACCCCTTCCCTCCTTCATTTTGCATTGGAATGTGTAAAAGTTCCATTCAATAGCAGTGTAACAGCTTTGCAAACACACCCTAAACAGATGCCACAAATAGCAAGCACTAATGCAATCCCCACAAACCCCAAATTAGATATACAGTAATTAGTGTCTTGTAGCATTATAATACAGTAAGTCAATAGTTCTAAAATCTAACTTGCACTCATCCCctcgtttttttttcttctttcggGCAGCTTCTCAGCTACCAAACAGGCACCATAAAATGAAAACATCAACAAGCCCCATATTAAATACTTAAGATTATTAGTTCTACCGAGAATTTGAACTTGAACTTAAAAaccaccaaaaaataaaatcccaaattttttttgttatctctGCTACCAAACAAATTTATTCAACTAatgaataaatgaataaaaaaaacttacggCAATAGCGTCAGCGATTTTGATGGTGGCTTTGGTGTCTTCTCGAATCCTCTGTATGCGATGACCTTCCTTCCCGATGACCTTGCCGATGTGGCGGGAGGGCACGACGATCCTGAATATCACATCCTGTCCCTTGGCGCGCTTCGCCGCCGATTGATCCGGCGCGGCGGCGGTGCCGGGAGCCTCGTCGTCACGGCGGCGCTTCCCGGAGGAGGGGGCGGTGTCCTGGGCGGAGAAGGAAATCTGGAGCGGCATGGGAAGGGGCATGTGCATGGGCATGGGGATGGGCATGGGCATGGTGGCCATCGGGTTCTGCGGAGGGAGCATGGGGTTTATCGGAATTTGACCTTGCTGCGACATCGCATTCGCTGGTGGGAAAGAGTGACGGGTTTTCTTCGggaggaaaataataataatatatagggTTTTGTCCCGTGGAATTGCCTAATTGACCTTCGTCTGCTCTCTGTTATAACAAACTCAGTATACTTTTTCACCTATTTTAATTAACCATCTCctgtaaattttgtgaattaaa
Encoded proteins:
- the LOC114394487 gene encoding poly(rC)-binding protein 4-like isoform X1, translated to MSQQGQIPINPMLPPQNPMATMPMPIPMPMHMPLPMPLQISFSAQDTAPSSGKRRRDDEAPGTAAAPDQSAAKRAKGQDVIFRIVVPSRHIGKVIGKEGHRIQRIREDTKATIKIADAIARHEERVIIISSKDNDEKVTDAEKALEQIAHLILKEDDSSLDASKVTAGHVAANTIRLLIAGSQAGGLIGTSGQNIEKLRDSSGASITVLAPNQLPLCASAHESDRVVQLSGDVPAVMKALEEIGCQLRENPPRQVISISPTYNYAAIRPSQPYLDPTSVDYVTFEMLISETMVGGLIGRCGSNISRIRNESGAMIKVYGGKGEQKHRQIQFGGSAQQVALAKQRVDEYIYSQLIQQTGTQQSAFQR
- the LOC114394487 gene encoding RNA-binding KH domain-containing protein PEPPER-like isoform X2, yielding MSQQGQIPINPMLPPQNPMATMPMPIPMPMHMPLPMPLQISFSAQDTAPSSGKRRRDDEAPGTAAAPDQSAAKRAKGQDVIFRIVVPSRHIGKVIGKEGHRIQRIREDTKATIKIADAIARHEERVIIISSKDNDEKVTDAEKALEQIAHLILKEDDSSLDASKVTAGHVAANTIRLLIAGSQAGGLIGTSGQNIEKLRDSSGASITVLAPNQLPLCASAHESDRVVQLSGDVPAVMKALEEIGCQLRENPPRQVISISPTYNYAAIRPSQPYLDPTSVDYVTFEMLISETMVGGLIGRCGSNISRIRNESGAMIKVYGGKGEQKHRQIQFGGSAQQARAS